In the Clostridium beijerinckii genome, one interval contains:
- a CDS encoding YqaJ viral recombinase family protein, translated as MDKLQWLKERQKGIGGSDVGAIMGVNKWKSPFEVYVDKTEEIREVKESNESSYFGNTLEEVVAREFSIRSGKKVRKDKRQLVHKTHEFMMGNIDRRIVGENSLLECTTVNAFRAKEWAGEEIPPSHILQCQHYMEVLGADTCYIAALIGGQRFVYKEIKRDEELISMIVEAEKDFWINHVQKRIPPKLDGSEAASKYLSKTFKCIDKMLEVNLKEEYKDKINEYLNIKNQMKILDESLKVIENNLKNQLGNAEKGIVEKFQVIWKGVTSNRIDSKVLKEKYPEIYKEVCKQSMSRRFEIKEISS; from the coding sequence ATGGATAAATTACAATGGCTTAAGGAAAGGCAAAAGGGAATTGGAGGTTCTGATGTTGGAGCTATTATGGGAGTTAACAAATGGAAAAGTCCTTTTGAAGTTTATGTGGACAAGACAGAAGAAATTAGAGAAGTGAAGGAGTCTAATGAATCATCTTACTTTGGAAATACCTTAGAGGAAGTTGTAGCAAGAGAATTTTCGATAAGGAGTGGCAAGAAGGTAAGGAAGGATAAAAGGCAGTTAGTTCATAAGACTCATGAATTCATGATGGGTAATATTGATAGAAGAATTGTTGGTGAAAACTCACTCCTGGAATGCACAACGGTGAATGCCTTTAGAGCAAAGGAATGGGCTGGTGAAGAAATTCCACCTAGTCACATACTTCAATGTCAGCATTATATGGAGGTCTTGGGTGCTGATACTTGTTATATAGCGGCATTGATAGGTGGACAAAGGTTTGTGTATAAAGAGATTAAGCGTGATGAGGAATTAATTTCTATGATAGTTGAAGCTGAAAAAGATTTTTGGATTAATCATGTTCAAAAAAGAATTCCACCAAAGCTTGATGGAAGTGAAGCTGCTAGTAAATATTTAAGCAAGACTTTTAAATGTATAGATAAGATGTTAGAAGTTAACTTGAAGGAAGAGTATAAGGACAAGATAAATGAATATTTAAATATAAAAAATCAAATGAAGATTCTAGATGAATCTCTTAAAGTTATAGAAAACAATCTAAAAAATCAGCTTGGAAATGCTGAAAAAGGAATTGTGGAAAAGTTCCAAGTAATTTGGAAGGGAGTAACTTCAAACAGAATAGATAGTAAAGTTTTAAAAGAAAAATATCCTGAGATTTATAAAGAAGTTTGCAAACAGTCTATGAGCAGAAGATTTGAAATTAAGGAGATTTCAAGTTAG
- a CDS encoding helix-turn-helix domain-containing protein produces the protein MFNAELLSSLIKEAQGDISLNNFASQCKISSSTLSRIINNKNSCPPAPSTLQKIASVAHNGVTYADLMAAAGYINDGETPVEIPDATNTVLSKKDERDIAKRIEALKEDLLNGEGLMLSGNPMSPEAIESLIEALSSGIRQAKIANKKYTPLKKRSYAANKFISPNKYKK, from the coding sequence ATGTTTAATGCCGAATTACTTAGTAGTTTAATAAAAGAAGCACAAGGTGATATTTCTTTAAACAACTTTGCTAGTCAATGTAAAATAAGCTCTAGCACATTGTCAAGAATTATAAACAATAAAAATTCTTGTCCACCAGCGCCTAGCACATTACAAAAAATTGCTTCTGTTGCACACAATGGTGTCACTTATGCTGACCTTATGGCCGCTGCTGGTTATATAAATGATGGCGAAACACCTGTAGAAATTCCAGATGCAACTAATACTGTTTTATCTAAAAAAGATGAAAGAGACATTGCAAAAAGAATTGAAGCATTAAAAGAAGATTTACTAAATGGTGAAGGGCTCATGCTTTCAGGAAATCCTATGTCACCTGAAGCTATTGAAAGTTTAATAGAAGCCTTATCTTCTGGAATACGTCAAGCAAAGATTGCAAATAAAAAATATACACCTTTAAAAAAACGCAGCTATGCTGCAAATAAATTCATTTCACCTAATAAATATAAAAAATAG
- a CDS encoding ImmA/IrrE family metallo-endopeptidase, with translation MHFIEGLFSKLVKKYNTTDVYELCKLEKITYRELDLHPEINGIYQYVMRNRIITINQNLSPECKRITCEHELGHAILHKKYNCTYLKTKTFFNVNKFEKEADIFSSLFEIPFISKDILIGKTLDEVACELNVSRYLLDLRIGICNFD, from the coding sequence TTGCATTTTATCGAGGGATTATTTTCAAAATTAGTTAAAAAATATAACACTACAGATGTTTATGAATTATGTAAATTAGAAAAAATAACATATAGAGAACTAGATCTTCATCCTGAAATAAACGGGATTTATCAATATGTAATGAGAAATAGAATTATAACAATAAACCAAAATCTTAGTCCTGAGTGTAAGAGAATAACATGTGAGCACGAGTTAGGACATGCTATCCTTCATAAAAAATATAACTGCACTTATCTAAAAACAAAGACCTTCTTCAATGTTAATAAATTTGAAAAAGAAGCTGATATATTTTCATCTTTATTTGAAATCCCATTTATATCTAAAGATATATTAATAGGAAAAACATTAGATGAAGTTGCTTGTGAATTAAACGTTTCAAGATATTTATTAGATCTTAGAATAGGCATCTGTAATTTTGATTAG
- a CDS encoding N-acetylmuramoyl-L-alanine amidase family protein, whose product MNKILSGVLSILIFITLSGCNSSIEKKEVNNTQEVEKSDTIETENKTVDNSEAPKEDNDSSNNVEDQTVVNKKIVVIDPGHSSNGNKGMEKQSPDSDVMKIKDPGGAEGISTKTPEYVVAMSVSKKLKTLLEQHNVTVIMTKTQDSESPGNIERAEVGNDNNADLAIRIHCDSADSQSARGTSMLIPAPIGYAKDISAISKVYGKTILQDLVSTVGMPDRGVVERSDLTGFNWSKVPVVLVEMGFMSNEKEDQLLNEDSYQEKLAEGLSKGILESLHSN is encoded by the coding sequence ATGAATAAAATTTTATCAGGAGTTTTATCAATTTTAATATTTATAACTTTGTCTGGATGTAATTCAAGTATAGAGAAAAAAGAAGTTAATAATACCCAAGAAGTTGAAAAAAGTGATACTATAGAAACTGAAAATAAAACAGTGGATAATAGTGAGGCACCAAAAGAAGATAATGATTCCTCAAATAATGTGGAAGATCAAACAGTTGTAAATAAAAAAATAGTAGTCATTGATCCAGGACATTCTTCTAATGGAAATAAGGGAATGGAGAAACAGTCTCCAGATTCTGATGTAATGAAAATAAAAGATCCAGGTGGAGCGGAAGGAATTTCTACAAAAACGCCGGAATATGTTGTTGCTATGAGTGTATCTAAAAAATTAAAAACTTTGTTAGAACAACACAATGTAACAGTTATAATGACAAAAACACAAGATTCTGAAAGTCCAGGTAATATTGAAAGGGCAGAGGTTGGAAATGATAACAATGCTGATTTAGCTATAAGAATACACTGTGATTCTGCGGATTCTCAAAGTGCTAGAGGAACATCTATGTTAATTCCAGCTCCAATAGGATATGCAAAAGATATTAGTGCAATAAGTAAAGTATATGGTAAAACAATACTGCAAGATTTAGTTTCTACCGTAGGAATGCCTGATAGAGGTGTAGTTGAGAGATCAGATTTAACTGGATTTAATTGGTCAAAAGTTCCTGTGGTACTAGTTGAAATGGGATTTATGTCTAATGAAAAAGAGGATCAGCTTTTGAATGAAGACAGTTACCAAGAAAAACTGGCAGAAGGACTTAGCAAGGGTATATTAGAATCATTGCATTCAAATTAA
- a CDS encoding YARHG domain-containing protein — MKFCTKCGNPIEPNVKFCKKCGNPIKNLDIDNEDINKSKIDLSKKINNNVNNTIDFSKENINESITEPIIIPANESLQKNENVEKERTMHINTRATEYEKFEHNNDTGNNSSKNGHKRSRKPFFSGMAPKIAAAVILIVAICIAVFFNRIEGEYYIIKANDTSISANEKFQYAVKAAKVLKSNTTKDLLKASIVEIAKNDVELAEEDLNQVSSMISQGDYQSIAIGIKDKKIDKLYKDGKYQDAVAEFSEIDKLGGNFKDNKNYEDIMLNVISKITNTPLANTKALLMEDRQICFDNFDDDPFDEIIELKGNGKYSYNSGYKLNLYKIKNGQYKLVDSFTMDHAWNQTMQGAYNYADNKKGVFIGYSNNSSNSGTSVFGVDNEKLQLKGTVLGNKDTKPDDVDNDGIYEIVSNSTSLVTSNNKDNTKWYKVYEDGRTPTEVNAGGGEKATQSTKSSNDYILKDSDKTYLMEDDLKNLTKDQLGLARNEIFARHGYVFTNDEYKKYFSSKSWYVPNPNYDGSDSTLNEYEIANYKVLQAWEQKK, encoded by the coding sequence ATGAAATTTTGTACTAAATGTGGAAATCCAATTGAACCAAACGTTAAGTTTTGCAAAAAATGTGGAAACCCAATTAAAAACTTAGATATAGATAATGAAGATATAAATAAAAGTAAAATTGATTTATCAAAAAAAATAAATAATAATGTAAATAATACTATAGATTTTTCTAAGGAAAATATAAATGAATCTATAACTGAACCTATTATTATACCTGCTAATGAATCATTGCAGAAAAATGAAAATGTTGAGAAAGAAAGAACTATGCATATTAATACTAGAGCAACTGAATACGAAAAATTTGAGCATAACAATGATACAGGTAACAATTCATCAAAAAATGGACATAAGAGAAGTAGAAAACCATTTTTTTCTGGAATGGCACCTAAAATCGCAGCAGCGGTTATATTAATAGTAGCAATTTGCATAGCTGTATTCTTCAATAGAATAGAAGGGGAATACTACATAATTAAAGCTAATGATACATCAATAAGTGCTAATGAAAAATTTCAATATGCTGTTAAGGCTGCAAAGGTATTAAAATCTAATACTACTAAAGACTTATTAAAAGCTAGTATTGTAGAAATTGCTAAGAATGATGTTGAATTAGCAGAAGAAGATTTAAATCAAGTATCAAGCATGATATCACAAGGAGACTATCAAAGTATTGCAATAGGTATAAAGGATAAAAAAATAGACAAGCTTTACAAAGATGGAAAATACCAAGATGCAGTAGCCGAGTTTAGTGAAATAGATAAACTTGGGGGAAACTTTAAAGATAATAAAAATTATGAAGATATTATGTTAAATGTAATTTCAAAAATAACTAATACTCCTCTTGCAAATACAAAAGCCTTACTTATGGAAGATAGGCAAATATGTTTTGATAACTTTGATGATGATCCTTTTGATGAAATAATAGAATTAAAAGGAAATGGAAAATACTCATATAATTCAGGATATAAATTAAATTTATATAAAATAAAAAATGGGCAATATAAATTAGTTGACAGCTTTACAATGGATCATGCATGGAATCAAACAATGCAGGGAGCATATAATTATGCTGATAATAAAAAAGGAGTATTTATCGGCTATTCAAATAATTCAAGCAATTCAGGTACAAGTGTTTTTGGAGTTGATAATGAAAAACTGCAATTAAAGGGAACTGTATTGGGGAACAAAGATACAAAGCCTGATGATGTAGATAATGACGGAATATATGAAATTGTATCAAATAGTACAAGCTTGGTGACATCAAATAACAAGGATAATACGAAATGGTACAAAGTATATGAAGATGGAAGAACTCCGACAGAAGTAAATGCAGGTGGGGGAGAAAAAGCTACCCAGAGTACAAAATCTTCAAATGACTATATTTTAAAAGATAGCGATAAGACATATTTAATGGAAGATGATCTGAAGAATTTAACGAAGGATCAGCTTGGGCTTGCAAGAAATGAAATATTTGCACGTCATGGATATGTATTTACTAATGATGAATATAAAAAATATTTTTCATCAAAAAGCTGGTATGTTCCAAATCCCAATTACGATGGAAGTGATTCTACTTTAAATGAATATGAAATAGCTAATTATAAAGTATTACAAGCATGGGAGCAAAAGAAATAG
- a CDS encoding zinc ribbon domain-containing protein: MKYCKKCGNEVSDNIKFCPKCGELINSNNTPNNIVNKKRKIGLKITLISVILILIFSVSAGVAYIKQNASHKDDATKNMEILNVDIDKYPEVTASIKINNYANKINVKNITIKENDAFQKDLKLSDGVNDNEYAISYKTSDESTSSEKNIKIACTLDNDEVTAEYSYTPPEKKQTVDKKSNSSNSVNTYDNNEIKVKNSIEDYESAYIRMINSKNIDYIKGSIDLSGGLISEFTSLIKNYSEQQIEEELVSHKIEDIKKISNSEYQVTVYEKYYISYGKNKTSSYTDFRDTYVVRSTASDFKVYSIKDVVQISSKTNP, from the coding sequence ATGAAATATTGTAAAAAATGTGGAAATGAAGTAAGCGATAATATAAAATTTTGTCCAAAGTGTGGAGAGCTCATTAATTCAAATAATACACCTAATAATATAGTCAATAAAAAAAGGAAGATTGGCTTAAAAATTACATTAATTAGCGTAATATTGATATTAATATTTTCAGTATCAGCAGGGGTAGCATATATTAAACAAAATGCATCTCATAAAGATGATGCAACTAAAAATATGGAAATATTAAACGTAGATATTGATAAGTACCCTGAAGTAACAGCTTCAATAAAAATTAATAATTATGCAAATAAGATTAATGTTAAAAATATTACAATAAAAGAAAATGATGCGTTTCAGAAAGATTTAAAATTATCTGATGGAGTAAATGATAATGAATATGCAATATCATACAAGACTTCAGACGAATCTACTAGCAGTGAAAAAAATATTAAAATAGCTTGTACATTAGATAATGATGAAGTTACAGCAGAGTATAGTTATACACCACCAGAAAAAAAGCAAACAGTGGATAAAAAATCTAACTCTTCTAATTCAGTTAACACATACGATAATAATGAGATAAAGGTCAAAAACTCAATAGAAGATTATGAAAGTGCATATATAAGAATGATTAACTCAAAGAATATTGACTATATTAAAGGATCAATAGATTTAAGTGGAGGTTTAATAAGTGAGTTTACTTCACTTATTAAAAATTATTCAGAACAGCAAATAGAAGAGGAACTAGTAAGTCATAAGATAGAAGATATAAAAAAAATAAGCAATTCTGAATATCAAGTAACTGTATATGAAAAATATTATATATCATATGGGAAAAATAAAACCTCATCATATACTGATTTTAGAGATACTTATGTGGTTAGATCAACTGCTTCAGATTTTAAAGTATATTCTATAAAAGATGTAGTGCAAATTAGTAGCAAAACAAATCCTTAA
- a CDS encoding zinc ribbon domain-containing protein: MFCKNCGSEILDGDRFCGSCGCQQFENDMRKETFTTVKPIDSGIIKVFKNYFIKPVSFFSELKDEELLKSSIALLLGLPIIQGLLNILYVSAIINSIFSMVKKLPTILASAKIISEQEALKASQQLMMSNEILDAKNKINAFIDNKDIFINGFIQVFVIIILTAIILAILNAIVLKSKIKPTDILFISTSSYIPLVISMALASIVTLVSIIFGLLIIGSGYILSFITLYSGIKQISEEKNDKVFIIMIILFISCSAILALFITSQIESSLISTINIFNSFKNII, translated from the coding sequence ATGTTTTGTAAAAATTGTGGAAGTGAAATTTTAGATGGAGATAGGTTTTGTGGATCTTGTGGATGCCAACAATTTGAAAATGATATGCGAAAAGAAACATTCACAACAGTAAAACCAATTGATAGTGGAATAATAAAAGTATTTAAAAATTACTTTATTAAACCAGTATCTTTTTTTAGTGAGTTAAAAGATGAAGAGTTATTAAAATCATCAATTGCTTTACTTTTAGGACTACCTATTATTCAGGGATTATTAAATATTTTATATGTTTCAGCTATTATTAATTCAATATTCAGTATGGTAAAAAAGTTACCTACGATTTTAGCAAGTGCAAAAATAATATCAGAGCAAGAAGCTTTGAAAGCATCACAACAACTTATGATGTCTAATGAAATATTGGATGCCAAAAATAAAATTAATGCATTTATTGACAATAAGGATATATTTATAAATGGCTTTATTCAAGTATTTGTAATAATTATTTTGACAGCTATAATATTAGCAATATTAAATGCAATAGTATTGAAGAGTAAGATAAAACCAACAGATATACTATTTATATCAACTTCATCATATATACCATTAGTAATTTCAATGGCATTAGCAAGTATAGTTACGTTAGTTAGCATTATTTTTGGATTACTTATAATTGGATCAGGGTATATATTATCATTTATTACTTTGTATAGCGGAATAAAACAAATTAGCGAAGAAAAAAATGATAAGGTATTTATAATAATGATAATATTATTCATTTCATGTTCTGCTATATTAGCATTATTTATTACAAGTCAAATAGAATCATCGTTGATATCAACAATTAATATATTTAATTCTTTTAAAAATATCATTTAA